The Thermoclostridium stercorarium subsp. stercorarium DSM 8532 genome contains a region encoding:
- a CDS encoding cupin domain-containing protein: MDKLIKNIEFSKVLNMENLVSYQEGQVVSRTLAQGKNVSLTLFSFDKGEEISSHSSGGDALVYILDGEAEITIGGEVFNLKKGETIVMPAGIPHALLARERFKMLLVVVFNP, from the coding sequence ATGGACAAACTTATTAAAAACATTGAATTTTCAAAAGTTTTAAATATGGAGAATCTGGTTTCATACCAGGAAGGACAGGTAGTAAGCAGAACCCTTGCCCAGGGCAAAAATGTAAGCTTAACACTGTTTTCCTTTGACAAGGGCGAAGAAATCAGTTCCCATTCGTCAGGAGGTGACGCCCTTGTCTATATACTTGACGGTGAAGCAGAAATAACCATCGGTGGGGAGGTATTTAACCTAAAAAAAGGTGAAACCATAGTAATGCCGGCAGGTATTCCCCATGCGCTGCTGGCCAGAGAACGGTTTAAAATGCTGTTG
- a CDS encoding glycoside hydrolase family 2 TIM barrel-domain containing protein, whose protein sequence is MVDVNRKVLFNDGWEFAKTALGFELGNIGSLKFEPVDIPHDWLIFNTLDLYENSIGWYRKKFTVEKKPDQMLLYFDGVYMDSTLYVNGQFAGEWKYGYSSFEHDITDFVKEGNNEIIMKVVHQSPNSRWYSGAGIYRNVWLKTRSKNHIVTDGIYITTRCKGEIWEVEVDTEYEITDDVQISHKIIRGDKIIASSKDFVKAGGNSGVNTQKLYVEKPLLWSCDEPNLYKLVTQMELVKTDENGRKTVECIECVTQNIGFRTIILDPDQGLILNGKKIKLNGVCEHHDLGALGAAFNKAALIRRFKLLKEMGVNAIRTAHNMPAPELMDLADEMGFLVLSEAFDMWERPKTTYDYARFFGEWAYRDVKSWVKRDRNHPSLLMWSIGNEIYDTHADERGQEITRMLMNYVREFDPKGNAQITIASNYMAWENAQKCADILKIAGYNYAEHLYYKHHKEHPDWVIFGSETSSVVQSRGVYHFPFEQAILSDEDEQCSALGNSTVSWGAKSVEACIIAERDTPFSLGQFIWTGFDYIGEPTPYHTKNSYFGQLDTATFKKDSFYIFQAAWTDYKTNPMVHIFPYWDFNEGQIIDVRVCSNAPRIELQLNGVTIGTHDIDFKHGKQLVGWWKIPYREGELKAIAYDENGNVIATDVKRSFKDARRICLKPDREVLVADGRDLIFVEITVVDENGIEVENASNRVFVNVTGAGRLVGLDNGDSTDFDQYKGLSRRLFNGKLMAIVAATLEPGSITVEVTSKGLEGCRLELQSIPPEGGVIEGVSANMRNSELPCVTGNFDEIPVRKIELVAPADRMLNPSNREIIIEAKLYPENASYREVEWSAVNDAGIKSNIVKVEPMGLKAKITALGDGEFRIRCTSRNGTDKTRLISQLEFKAEGLGVVYKNPYEFVYAGLYDYSKGEISSGNEKGIATGREGESQVGFENLDFGPDGSDTVTIPIFALTSEPHYFQIWEGVPYKEGSTLLADAVYQKESIYNVYQEEIYKLSKTLRGITSVYFVFNRKVHMKGFVFERKNRAYERNMAAWCDKIYGDNYEIRGDFVERIGNNVSLEFDNMDFGEEGVSKVIISGRAPIDNTIHIRFENEQGQDSRLVEFKKSDEYTVKVFELEKVSGRQKVTFLFLPGSNFDFGWFKFEK, encoded by the coding sequence ATGGTGGACGTGAACAGGAAAGTGTTGTTCAATGACGGGTGGGAATTTGCAAAAACCGCATTGGGTTTTGAACTTGGTAACATCGGGTCGTTGAAGTTTGAACCTGTCGATATCCCCCATGACTGGCTTATCTTTAATACTCTGGATCTCTATGAGAACAGCATAGGATGGTACCGCAAAAAATTTACGGTTGAAAAAAAGCCCGATCAGATGCTTCTTTATTTTGACGGCGTTTACATGGATTCAACTCTTTATGTGAACGGACAGTTTGCCGGTGAATGGAAATACGGTTATTCTTCGTTCGAGCATGATATAACTGATTTTGTGAAAGAAGGAAATAATGAAATAATTATGAAAGTCGTGCATCAAAGCCCTAACAGCAGGTGGTATTCAGGTGCGGGGATTTACCGCAACGTATGGCTTAAAACAAGAAGCAAAAATCATATTGTTACCGACGGGATTTACATAACAACCCGGTGCAAAGGCGAAATATGGGAAGTGGAAGTTGATACAGAATATGAAATAACCGACGACGTTCAAATCTCCCATAAGATAATCCGCGGCGACAAAATAATAGCATCGTCAAAGGATTTTGTGAAGGCCGGAGGAAACAGCGGCGTAAACACTCAGAAGCTGTATGTGGAAAAACCTCTTCTGTGGAGCTGTGATGAACCCAATTTGTATAAACTCGTTACACAGATGGAACTGGTAAAGACCGATGAAAACGGAAGGAAAACCGTTGAATGCATTGAATGTGTAACTCAGAATATCGGGTTCAGGACAATAATTTTGGATCCAGATCAGGGTCTTATTCTGAACGGAAAAAAAATTAAACTTAACGGCGTATGCGAGCATCACGATCTTGGTGCCCTCGGTGCGGCTTTTAATAAAGCCGCCTTGATAAGAAGGTTTAAACTGCTGAAGGAGATGGGGGTAAACGCAATAAGGACCGCTCATAACATGCCTGCGCCCGAGCTTATGGATTTGGCCGATGAAATGGGCTTCCTTGTTTTGTCCGAGGCTTTTGACATGTGGGAAAGACCAAAAACAACTTACGATTATGCACGTTTTTTCGGCGAATGGGCGTATAGGGACGTTAAAAGCTGGGTTAAAAGGGACAGAAATCACCCCAGCCTGCTTATGTGGAGCATAGGCAACGAGATTTACGACACCCATGCCGACGAAAGAGGACAGGAAATAACCCGGATGCTTATGAATTACGTACGGGAGTTTGATCCGAAAGGCAATGCACAAATTACGATAGCTTCAAATTACATGGCCTGGGAGAACGCCCAGAAATGCGCGGACATACTGAAAATTGCCGGTTATAATTATGCTGAACATTTATACTATAAGCATCATAAAGAGCATCCCGACTGGGTAATATTCGGCAGTGAAACATCATCGGTGGTGCAAAGCAGGGGAGTTTATCATTTCCCGTTCGAGCAGGCCATTCTTTCAGATGAAGACGAGCAGTGTTCGGCTCTTGGAAACAGTACGGTAAGCTGGGGGGCAAAATCAGTCGAAGCATGTATCATAGCCGAGCGGGATACGCCTTTTTCCCTCGGACAGTTCATCTGGACAGGGTTTGACTATATAGGCGAACCCACGCCTTACCATACAAAGAATTCATATTTCGGTCAGCTGGATACAGCAACGTTTAAGAAGGATTCTTTTTATATTTTTCAGGCTGCCTGGACCGATTACAAAACAAATCCGATGGTGCATATTTTCCCGTACTGGGATTTCAATGAAGGGCAGATTATTGATGTAAGGGTATGTTCAAATGCTCCCCGTATAGAACTCCAGCTGAACGGAGTTACCATCGGAACCCATGATATTGACTTCAAACACGGAAAACAGCTTGTGGGCTGGTGGAAAATACCGTACCGGGAAGGAGAACTTAAAGCAATAGCTTATGACGAAAACGGAAATGTTATTGCCACCGATGTAAAAAGATCCTTCAAGGACGCCAGAAGGATTTGTCTCAAACCTGACAGGGAAGTGCTTGTTGCCGACGGCAGGGATTTGATATTCGTGGAAATCACCGTTGTTGATGAAAACGGGATCGAGGTGGAGAATGCCAGCAATCGCGTTTTTGTTAACGTAACAGGAGCGGGAAGGCTGGTGGGGCTTGATAACGGTGACAGTACTGATTTTGACCAGTATAAGGGATTAAGCAGGAGACTCTTTAACGGCAAATTAATGGCGATAGTTGCAGCAACCCTGGAACCGGGAAGTATTACCGTCGAGGTAACGTCGAAGGGATTGGAGGGATGCAGACTGGAGCTCCAGTCAATTCCGCCTGAAGGAGGCGTAATCGAAGGGGTTTCCGCCAATATGCGGAACAGTGAATTGCCGTGCGTTACAGGCAACTTCGACGAAATACCCGTTCGGAAAATAGAGCTTGTTGCGCCTGCGGACAGGATGCTCAATCCTTCAAACCGGGAAATAATCATTGAAGCGAAACTATACCCCGAAAACGCTTCATACCGTGAGGTTGAGTGGAGTGCGGTTAATGATGCGGGAATAAAATCAAATATTGTCAAGGTTGAACCTATGGGGCTGAAAGCCAAAATAACCGCTCTTGGCGACGGTGAATTCAGGATTCGCTGCACCAGCAGGAACGGAACGGACAAAACCAGGCTTATTTCCCAGCTGGAATTTAAAGCCGAAGGACTTGGTGTTGTTTACAAAAACCCGTATGAATTCGTGTATGCAGGCCTTTATGATTACAGCAAAGGCGAGATTTCCAGTGGCAACGAAAAGGGTATAGCAACGGGAAGGGAAGGAGAATCCCAGGTAGGTTTTGAAAATCTTGATTTTGGACCGGATGGTTCAGATACCGTTACAATACCTATTTTTGCACTGACAAGCGAACCACACTATTTCCAGATATGGGAAGGGGTGCCTTACAAAGAGGGAAGCACGCTGCTTGCTGATGCGGTTTATCAGAAAGAAAGCATATATAATGTGTATCAGGAAGAAATATATAAGCTTTCGAAAACTCTACGCGGCATTACCTCAGTATATTTTGTCTTCAACCGAAAGGTACATATGAAAGGATTTGTATTTGAAAGAAAGAACAGGGCTTATGAAAGGAATATGGCCGCGTGGTGTGACAAAATTTACGGTGATAATTATGAAATCAGGGGTGATTTTGTTGAAAGAATAGGAAACAACGTGTCACTAGAATTCGACAATATGGATTTCGGTGAGGAGGGTGTATCAAAAGTCATAATTTCAGGAAGGGCACCCATTGATAATACAATACATATAAGGTTTGAAAACGAACAGGGGCAAGACAGCCGGCTGGTTGAATTCAAAAAATCAGATGAATATACCGTAAAGGTATTCGAGCTGGAAAAAGTTTCGGGCAGACAAAAGGTGACTTTCCTGTTTTTACCCGGCTCCAATTTTGATTTCGGATGGTTTAAGTTTGAGAAATGA
- the gcvH gene encoding glycine cleavage system protein GcvH: MKVMQGLKYSKDHEWVKIEGNKAYIGITDYAQHSLGDIVFVEIPEVGKQLNSGDVLSVVESVKAASDVYTPVSGKIVEVNQSLGDSPEKINEDPYGCWIAAIEISNPSEIDTLMEPDDYERFCKEEE; this comes from the coding sequence ATGAAAGTAATGCAGGGATTAAAATATTCAAAGGATCATGAATGGGTTAAAATTGAAGGAAACAAAGCTTATATCGGGATTACCGATTATGCTCAGCATTCACTGGGAGACATAGTTTTTGTGGAAATTCCCGAGGTGGGAAAACAGCTTAACAGCGGAGACGTATTAAGCGTTGTGGAGTCGGTAAAGGCTGCATCGGACGTGTATACTCCCGTGTCGGGGAAAATAGTGGAAGTAAACCAATCCCTTGGCGACAGCCCGGAAAAAATAAACGAAGACCCTTATGGTTGCTGGATTGCGGCTATTGAAATAAGCAATCCGTCCGAAATAGATACTCTTATGGAACCGGACGATTATGAACGGTTCTGCAAAGAGGAGGAATAG
- the gcvT gene encoding glycine cleavage system aminomethyltransferase GcvT: MKRTPLYDRHCELGAKIVDFHGWALPLQYSGIIEEHRKVRNAAGLFDVSHMGEIAVEGPDATEFVQRIITNDISRTKDFRIVYSPMCNPDGGVVDDILVYKFSSDFYLLVVNASNTDKDYQWIMENFRGRVEVKNLSEEYAQIAVQGPEAGKILQKLVNIRLEELKFYNFVPEAEICGRKAIISRTGYTGEDGFEIYVKSEFAPVIWDSLLDAGKDCGLVPAGLGARDTLRFEAALPLYGQELSEEITPLEAGLGRFVKLDKDDFIGKAALLKQKSTGVKRRIAGLEMVDRGIPRTGYDVTADGVKIGYVTSGNFSPTLGKNLGMALVDSAYSEVGQEVSVVIRNKELKARIVVLPFYSKRYVKG, encoded by the coding sequence ATGAAGAGAACACCGCTATATGACAGACATTGTGAACTGGGCGCAAAAATAGTGGATTTTCACGGTTGGGCTTTACCGTTACAGTATTCCGGGATTATTGAAGAGCACAGAAAGGTGAGAAATGCCGCAGGTCTCTTTGATGTTTCCCATATGGGCGAGATAGCCGTTGAAGGTCCTGATGCCACCGAGTTTGTCCAGAGAATTATAACCAACGATATAAGCAGGACAAAGGATTTCCGCATTGTTTATTCGCCAATGTGCAATCCTGACGGAGGGGTTGTGGATGATATCCTTGTGTACAAATTTTCGTCCGATTTTTATCTTCTTGTTGTAAATGCGTCGAATACCGATAAGGATTATCAGTGGATCATGGAAAACTTTCGGGGAAGGGTTGAGGTGAAAAATCTGTCGGAAGAATATGCCCAAATTGCCGTTCAGGGACCCGAAGCCGGGAAAATACTTCAGAAGCTTGTGAATATCAGGCTGGAAGAGCTGAAATTTTATAACTTCGTGCCTGAGGCCGAAATATGCGGTCGTAAGGCAATCATTTCAAGAACCGGGTATACGGGCGAAGACGGATTTGAGATATATGTAAAGAGTGAATTCGCACCGGTAATATGGGACAGTCTGCTGGACGCCGGAAAAGACTGCGGGCTTGTACCCGCGGGGCTCGGGGCAAGAGACACGCTTAGGTTTGAAGCAGCTCTCCCGTTATACGGACAGGAACTGTCAGAGGAGATTACTCCGCTTGAAGCTGGGCTTGGCCGTTTTGTCAAACTGGATAAGGATGATTTCATAGGAAAGGCCGCGCTTTTGAAACAAAAATCCACGGGAGTGAAGCGGAGAATAGCGGGTTTGGAAATGGTGGACAGAGGAATTCCGAGAACGGGCTATGATGTTACGGCCGACGGTGTTAAAATAGGATATGTCACTTCAGGGAATTTTTCGCCCACACTCGGGAAGAATCTTGGTATGGCGCTGGTTGATTCAGCTTATTCCGAAGTCGGCCAGGAAGTGAGCGTAGTTATAAGAAACAAAGAATTAAAGGCAAGGATTGTGGTGCTGCCCTTTTATTCTAAAAGATATGTAAAAGGATAA